CTCAAGGCATAGTTTTGCAAAGCCCCCATACTTTGGGAGTACTGTAAGATATAACGAAAAACCGAGTCAAGCTGTGATACATAGTACTGTAAACGCGGAAATAGACGTAGGCGCCCAATGTACATGCTCGTAATATAGACAGTGTTGTTTGATTTTAGCAATACCTTTTTCACTACTGCCAGCAGATCTTGTTAAAGAATCCACTATTTGTGCGTAGCCATAACTATGACGCACGCCTGTGTAGTGGTTATTGATCATTGGGAATTCCAAGGAGCACTCGGTGCCAGTCAAATATTCCCCTGAAACAGTCTTCGTTTTCAGGTTTAATCTCCATTCAAACAGGCGAGAGAATAATTTCTCATTAATTCCTTGTTTCATGGCCTTGCCATCTTTTTTAAGCTCGGATCTTTCAGGGAGTATGTCCTGTTTGTTTAATCTTGGCCCTGGTATGACGGAGTCTGCCgaacggaggccttgaacaacaaccTAGGCCACCAGGAAAAGATGAAATTTGTAGTGTAGGTAGTTGTGAGCGACTTGAAGGAATGGAACACATATTTTTCTCAATAAATGTCAGTATTTATTTACAAATATATGAAAAAAGCTAACAAGAGAATACTATGTACCTCATCACCTTCTTCGAAGCAGTTGATAAGATGGAACATGCAGAATGGTTCAACATCGAACCACATAACTGACTCTGCGTCACCATAGCGGGGCATAATCCCAATTCTTGCATAGCCTTCCTTCTCAAATTCGATTAGCCTATGCAACGGGTAATATGTGATTTTGATTTTACAAAATTATGTAGCTGCTTATTGTTGGATAAGTTTATATGAAGTACTTACTGACCGCCTGTAGTGAGTCTACCAATGTCAATAGTAAGTGGTATATCTATGATTATGTTGTACCTACATCAAGAGAAACAATATCTGTGAATTGCTATCATTGTTTACCATAATATTCTACTCTATTCTAGTATTACCAATCAAGTTAAAAATTCATAAATAGTATGCACTGTAATCAATAAATTGCTGGGAGCAAATGGTATTTCTTAAATCCACATACTTCAGAGTAACTCCTATGTCGTGACAGAGTGTAGATCTGTTCAGCTTGAGGTCAACTTTATGTTTTAGTTTGGTTCCATCATCTGCAGTCAAATAAACTCGAGTTGTGGTTATAACTTGATTTCAACCTTGGCACATGAACATGGTGTAAAATTCTAGAGAAGTGCAACATATTATAAATTACCTGAGACAACACCAACAACCAGGAAAGGCTTCTTTGCATCTGAGCCAAAGATGACAAGTTCTCCTGATCCAGGAGCTACCTACAGTCATTTGAATGAAGTGCCTTAAATCAAACAGATGACTGAACAAGGATAACAACATGTGCATGTATTTGGAAACATCTTGTAATCATACTTTTGTATGCAGTGTGGTGTTTTTTTTTGCAGTTATTCATTATTATCTGCAACATATATGATAGTGTAAAATAGAGTACCTCCTCTTTTTTAACTATATATTCAtatatttgcttctgaatttctGATAAACCCTGGACTTCTGTTATTTTTGCAGTTAAATAGCACATTTGGTACGGACTACTCATCTTGCAAAACGCAGGGTTATATAAGCAAGGCATGTAACATAGATGATAGATAAATCCGACGTGGTTGCTTTTCCTCCTTTTTCCAGATCAGATCTGGAGTAAACTTCCATCATATGTGCCGCATCTCAGTTCTTTTCACACCTGGGTTGTATTGTTCACTTATTTTTTGAGCCAACAGATTGAGGACACGGATGTAACTGAAACAAGGATGTTAATTCTGTTCTCTGGCAGATGTATCAATAAAATTAAATAATCTTGTTCTCTCGCAGATGTATCGATATGTTATTCTTTATTGGTTGATATTTAAGATCAAGTTACTATGTGACTGCAGTATTTGTACCTTCTATAGTTCTACCTCTGTAACTAAATATAAGAAGTTTTTGCAGTTGAAATTGAACTGCAAGAACGTCTTATATTTAGCTACAGAGGTAGTAGTAGTTCTGTTCTTGTGGTCTATACTTGCTTGATTACTGTTCTTGTTAGCCATGGGGTTTATGAAGGATAGAGCTGCTGGTCACCCATACCTTTGGGTGTGCTGTGAAGGGCCGATCCCACTCCCCACCAATGTCCCAGGTATTGCCTGTTTCAAGATTTTGTATGCAGATTTCCTGGGGCTGATGGCTCTCTGCGACAGCGTACACCCTACCCGCATGTTCAAACACATTGGTGTTGGTGATGTTCTTGTTCACCTTGCCAAACCTCAGCTGCATTGCATGTTTACTCACACTTCAGGTTAGGGTTTCTAGTAAACAACATATGTATACTTTGGATTTGCAAGTGTTAATTACATAGTTGAAAATGTAGGCGGCGATAATTGCTGCCGAGTCACCCTCGATAGCAGGGAGGAAGCATGGTTTCTGGCGGTCTTGCTCGATCTTCAATGTTTCGGATTGCACGTAGCGGTTGTCGTAGGAGACTGACCAAGAAGAAGCTGAACCGGTCTTGGTAAAGTACAGGGCATGGAGCATGCCCTCGCCCTCAACCCATATCTCACTGGACTCCCCAAAGACGGAGACCGTCG
Above is a window of Triticum dicoccoides isolate Atlit2015 ecotype Zavitan chromosome 5B, WEW_v2.0, whole genome shotgun sequence DNA encoding:
- the LOC119308827 gene encoding carotenoid 9,10(9',10')-cleavage dioxygenase-like isoform X2, with product MLKTTTSPPHALRPSRAYYRPAFSLSATTSSSSLTSNPKKSSIQELRRQLSSRIDDASRVLKKAPQRLLDAIVDSTFKFTHQALLPSESNFAPVDEIGGSIEIFQIEGEIPEDFPEGVYIRNGSNPLFGALHSTVSVFGESSEIWVEGEGMLHALYFTKTGSASSWSVSYDNRYVQSETLKIEQDRQKPCFLPAIEGDSAAIIAAYIFNYLRFGKVNKNITNTNVFEHAGRVYAVAESHQPQEICIQNLETGNTWDIGGEWDRPFTAHPKVAPGSGELVIFGSDAKKPFLVVGVVSDDGTKLKHKVDLKLNRSTLCHDIGVTLKYNIIIDIPLTIDIGRLTTGGQLIEFEKEGYARIGIMPRYGDAESVMWFDVEPFCMFHLINCFEEGDEVVVQGLRSADSVIPGPRLNKQDILPERSELKKDGKAMKQGINEKLFSRLFEWRLNLKTKTVSGEYLTGTECSLEFPMINNHYTGVRHSYGYAQIVDSLTRSAGSSEKVLPKYGGFAKLCLEERENTETSAEDLIKMEIHRLSEDEFCSGASFVPRVGGSHEDDGWIISFVHNERTNTSQVHIIDTQKFEGAPVAKITLPQRVPYGFHGTFVHNNIHGHVNTRSEKNWTA
- the LOC119308827 gene encoding carotenoid 9,10(9',10')-cleavage dioxygenase-like isoform X1 encodes the protein MLKTTTSPPHALRPSRAYYRPAFSLSATTSSSSLTSNPKKSSIQELRRQLSSRIDDASRVLKKAPQRLLDAIVDSTFKFTHQALLPSESNFAPVDEIGGSIEIFQIEGEIPEDFPEGVYIRNGSNPLFGALHSTVSVFGESSEIWVEGEGMLHALYFTKTGSASSWSVSYDNRYVQSETLKIEQDRQKPCFLPAIEGDSAAIIAAYIFNYLRFGKVNKNITNTNVFEHAGRVYAVAESHQPQEICIQNLETGNTWDIGGEWDRPFTAHPKVAPGSGELVIFGSDAKKPFLVVGVVSDDGTKLKHKVDLKLNRSTLCHDIGVTLKYNIIIDIPLTIDIGRLTTGGQLIEFEKEGYARIGIMPRYGDAESVMWFDVEPFCMFHLINCFEEGDEVVVQGLRSADSVIPGPRLNKQDILPERSELKKDGKAMKQGINEKLFSRLFEWRLNLKTKTVSGEYLTGTECSLEFPMINNHYTGVRHSYGYAQIVDSLTRSAGSSEKVLPKYGGFAKLCLEERENTEVCINQLRASVQLLFNQDFLTQIQAVHQTSAEDLIKMEIHRLSEDEFCSGASFVPRVGGSHEDDGWIISFVHNERTNTSQVHIIDTQKFEGAPVAKITLPQRVPYGFHGTFVHNNIHGHVNTRSEKNWTA